A window from Garra rufa chromosome 14, GarRuf1.0, whole genome shotgun sequence encodes these proteins:
- the LOC141285038 gene encoding NACHT, LRR and PYD domains-containing protein 3-like, translated as MDDTHTSRDEDFAGSSSIHQKRSEQEPSCVSMKSDWSMDHVIDFKSGDTQKDLSSVHQKRSEQEPSCVSRKSDWSMDHVIDFKSGDTQKDLSHEVLNRLRSNLMKRFQCLYEQGNPTLLNEIYTELYITESESGEISNEHEVRQIETQSRRAATEDTPIKCKDIFRPLPGQDKPIRTVLTKGVAGIGKTVSVQKFILDWAEGKENQDVQLIFPLPFRELNMMEYKTLSLSDLLCVFFPETKEMEISSDKYKVLFIFDGLDECRLSLDFQSDMRLCDVSESASVDVLLTNLIVGNLLPSALIWITSRPAAADLIPSECVHRVTEVRGFSDPQKEEYFRKRISDERFAKKIIRHLKSSRSLYIMCHIPVFCWISAAVLEKMLSQAESGEIPKTLTQMYTHFLILQTNIKHEKDYEKNITDEDMILKLGKVAFEQLVKGNVIFYEEDLRECGIDVTEASVYSGLCTQIFREEFGLYHGKVFCFVHLSIQEHLAALYAHLFCTNNNQNVFDQINKQSMWSKVRDLFRKKSLDVSLFALHQRAVNEALQSKNGHLDLFLQFLLGLSVKSHHILLQGLMKLTRSSSDISEETAEFIKKKIRTIDSPEKSINLFHCLNELGDHSLVEEIQQYLKSGTISETNLSSSQWSAVVFVLLTSEKKLDEFDINKFVGGNDKNKKLEVFQKLLPVIKESRSVQLSDCGLTDEGCAALASALRSNPSHLREMNLSGSEIGNSVSLLCAVLEDPHCKLKKLWLSVCGVTDEGCAALASSLRSNPSHLRELNLSGNKIGDLGVKFLCSTLEDPLCELEILRLCYCSITDEGCAALASALRSNPLHLRELDLSGNKLEQSGVKLLSDVKDDPHYKLETLYY; from the exons ATGGATGACACGCACACATCCAGAGATGAAGATTTTGCAGGATCCAG CTCAATTCATCAGAAGAGATCAGAACAagagcccagctgtgtgtctatgaagagtgacTGGTCTATGGATCATGTAATTGACTTTAAGAGTGGAGATACACAGAAAGATCTCAG TTCAGTTCATCAGAAGAGATCAGAACAagagcccagctgtgtgtctagGAAGAGTGACTGGTCTATGGATCATGTAATTGACTTTAAGAGTGGAGATACACAGAAAGATCTCAG CCATGAAGTCCTCAACAGGTTACGATCAAATCTAATGAAGAGGTTTCAGTGTCTGTATGAGCAGGGAAACCCAACACTcctgaatgagatctacacagagctctacatcacagagagtgagagtggagagatcagtaatgagcatgaggtgagacagattgagacaCAATCCAGGAGAGCAGCAACAGAGGACACACCAATCAAATGCAAAGACATCTTTAGACCTTTACCTGGACAAGACAAACCCATCAGAACTGTGCTGACaaagggagtcgctggcattggaaaaacagtctctgtgcagaagttcatcctggactgggctgaagggaaagagaatcaggacgtccagctcatatttccacttcctttcagagaACTCAATATGATGGAGTATAAAACACTCAGTCTCTCAGATCTTCTTTGTGTCTTTTTCCCGGAAACAAAGGAAATGGAAATATCTAGTGACAAATATAAAGtgttgttcatctttgatggtctggacgAGTGTCGCCTGTCTTTGGATTTTCAGAGCGATATGAGGTTGTGTGATGTAAGTGAATCAGCCTCAGTGGACGTGCTGCTGACAAACCTCATTGTGGGgaatctgcttccctctgctctcatctggatcacctccagaccagcagcagctgatctcATTCCCTCTGAGTGTGTCCATCGAGTGACAGAGGTACGAGGCTTCAGTGATCCACAGAAGGAGGAAtacttcaggaagagaatcagtgatgaGAGATTTGCTAAAAAAATCATCAGACACTTGAAGTCATCAAGGAgcctctacatcatgtgccacatcccagtgttctgctggatctcagccgctgttctagagaagatgttgagtcaagcagagagtggagagattcccaagactctcactcaaatgtacacacacttcctgatcCTTCAGACCAACATCAAACATGAGAAGGACTATGAGAAGAACATCACAGATGAAGACATGATACTCAAACTGGGGAAAGTGGCTTTTGAGCAGCTTGTGAAAGGCAATGTGATCTTCTATGAGGAAGACCTGAGAGAGTGTGGCATTGATGTGACAGAAGCATCAGTGTACTCAGGATTGTGcactcagatcttcagagaggagtttGGCTTGTATCATGGGAAAGTCTTCTGCTTTGTTCATCTGAGCATTCAGGAACATCTAGCAGCTCTATATGCGCACCTCTTCTGTACAAACAATAACCAAAATGTGTTTGACCAAATCAACAAGCAGAGTATGTGGTCTAAAGTTAGGGActtgttcagaaaaaaatcattaGATGTTTCATTATTTGCATTGCATCAGAGAGCTGTGAATGAGGCTTTACAGAGTAAAaatggacatctggatcttttCCTGCAGTTCCTTCTCGGTCTGTCAGTAAAGTCTCATCACATTCTCCTGCAAGGACTAATGAAACTGACAAGAAGCAGCTCTGACATCAGTGAGGAAACAGCTGAGTTCATCAAAAAGAAGATCAGGACCATTGACTCTCCAgagaaatccatcaatctgttccactgtctgaatgaactgggtGATCATTCACTAGTGGAGGAAATACAACAGTATCTGAAATCTGGAACAATAAGTGAAACCAATCTCTCTTCATCTCAGTGGTCAGCTGTAgtttttgtgttgttgacatcagagAAGAAGCTGGATGAGTTTGATATTAATAAGTTTGTTGgaggaaatgataaaaacaaaaaactggaGGTTTTTCAGAAGCTGTTGCCTGTGATTAAAGAATCCAGATCAGTTCA GTTAAGTGATTGTGGtctcacagatgaaggttgtgctgctctggcttcagctctgagatcaaacccctcacacctgagagaaatGAATCTTTCTGGGAGTGAAATAGGAAATTCAGTGAGTCTGCTCTGTGCTGTGTTGGAGGATCCTCACTGTAAACTGAAGAAACTGTG GTTAAGTGTCTGTggtgtcacagatgaaggttgtgctgctttGGCTTCatctctgagatcaaacccctcacacctgagagaactgaatctgTCTGGGAATAAAATAGGAGACTTGGGCGTGAAATTTCTCTGTTCCACACTTGAAGATCCTCTCTGTGaactggagatactgag GCTGTGTTATTGTAGcatcacagatgaaggttgtgctgctctggcttcagctctgagatcaaaccccttacacctgagagaactggatcttTCTGGAAATAAACTAGAACAATCTGGAGTGAAGTTACTCTCTGATGTAAAGGATGATCCACATTATAAACTGGAGACATTGTACTATT GA
- the LOC141285286 gene encoding NACHT, LRR and PYD domains-containing protein 3-like, whose product MIINSVHQKRSELESSCVSMRSDWSMNKPPGFNSGNTQPFLSSVHQKRSELESSCVSMRSDWSMNKPPGFNSGNTQPDLRCKILNTFRSNLMKRFQCLYEGVSKQGNPTLLNEIYTELYITESESGEISNEHEVRQIETQSRRAATEDTPIKCNDIFRPFPGQDKPIRTVLTKGVAGIGKTVSVQKFILDWAEGKENQDVQLIFPLPFREINMMKDKTLSLSDLLHVFFPETKEIEVSRDNNKLLFVFDGLDECRLSLDFQSDVRLCDVSQSASVDVLLTNLIVGNLLPFALIWITSRPAAADLIPSECVHRVTEVRGFSDPQKEEYFRKRISDQSLADRIISHLKSSTSLYIMCHIPVFCWISAAVLEKMLSQAESGEIPRTLTQMYTHFLFLQTSIKHEKDYEKNVTDEDMILKLGKLAFQQLVKGNVIFYEEDLRECGIDVTEASVYSGLCTQIFREEFGLYQGKVFSFVHLSVQEHLAALYVHLSCINNKINVFDPITIWSSLSTMKNWIANVSLSKLHQRAVDEALNSENGHLDLFLRFFLGLSVESHQILLQGLMKRKRRNKRRNKKTVEYIKMKIRTIDSPEKFINLFHCLNELGDDSLVDEVQQYLKPGKIKGAKLSSSQWSALVFVLLTSERKSDVFNMNEFVGGNTEAENIDVFQKLLPVIKDSRSVQMYDCGFTNKICDALASALRKNLSNLRELNLSENNLGDSVKLFSALLEDPHCKLEILWFRDSGLTLEDCVALASALKSNPQHLKHLDLCGNKLGNSVTLLSDVLKDLQCRLEKLWLCNCGITSEGCAALCSALKSNPEHLRELSLSGNELGDSVTSLSSVLANPCCKVESLGLMNCGLTVIGFAALASALRSNPSNLRQLNMSGNKLGNSVYLLFDVLKDSDCTLEKLWLKTCGLTDKSCADLASALRSNPENLRYLNLSGNKLGNVGMNHLSGVLKNCKLEKLVLRFCDITKEGCTALTSVLKSKSSHLTHLDLSENQLHDNGVKNLFAALKDPQCKLEILELRYCGITDEGCACLPSALELNPSHLRELYLNGNNLRRVMNVLSDLIDNPLYRLEKLIYTDSSGSADGEEGDTTRQGKFQNAFLHLRRLCEKHFICRDVQKEGTSESFYKQAC is encoded by the exons ATGATCATAAA TTCAGTACATCAGAAGAGATCAGAACTAGAgtccagctgtgtgtctatgaggagTGACTGGTCTATGAATAAGCCACCCGGTTTTAATAGTGGAAATACACAGCCTTTTCTCAG TTCAGTACATCAGAAGAGATCAGAACTAGAgtccagctgtgtgtctatgaggagTGACTGGTCTATGAATAAGCCACCCGGTTTTAATAGTGGAAATACACAGCCTGATCTCAG ATGTAAAATCCTCAACACATTTAGATCAAATCTAATGAAGAGGTTTCAGTGTCTTTATGAGGGAGTATCAAAGCAGGGAAACCCAACACTcctgaatgagatctacacagagctctacatcacagagagtgagagtggagagatcagtaatgagcatgaggtgagacagattgaAACACAGTCCAGGAGAGCAGCAACAGAGGACACACCGATCAAATGCAATGACATCTTTAGACCTTTTCCTGGACAAGACAAACCCATCAGAACTGTGCTGACaaagggagtcgctggcattggaaaaacagtctctgtgcagaagttcatcctggactgggctgaagggaaAGAGAATCAGGACGTCCAGCTCATATTTCCTCTTCCTTTCAGAGAGATCAATATGATGAAGGATAAAACACTCAGTCTTTCAGATCTTCTTCATGTCTTTTTCCCTGAAACAAAAGAAATAGAAGTATCTAGGGATAATAATAAACTGTTGTTTGTCTTTGATGGTCTGGACGAGTGTCGCCTGTCTCTGGATTTTCAGAGTGATGTGAGGTTGTGTGATGTAAGTCAATCAGCTTCAGTGGATGTGCTGCTGACGAACCTCATTGTGGGGAATCTGCTTCCTtttgctctcatctggatcacctccagaccagcagcagctgatctcATCCCCTCTGAGTGTGTCCATCGAGTGACAGAGGTACGAGGCTTCAGTGATCCACAAAAGGAGGAAtacttcaggaagagaatcagtgatcagAGTCTGGCCGATAGAATCATCTCACACCTGAAGTCATCAACGAgcctctacatcatgtgccacatcccagtgttttgctggatctcagccgctgttctagagaagatgttgagtcaagcagagagtggagagattcccaggactctcactcaaatgtacacacacttcctgTTTCTTCAGACCAGCATCAAACATGAGAAGGACTATGAGAAAAACGTGACAGATGAAGACATGATCCTCAAACTGGGGAAACTGGCTTTTCAGCAGCTTGTGAAAGGCAATGTGATCTTCTACGAGGAAGACCTGAGAGAGTGTGGCATTGATGTGACAGAAGCATCAGTGTACTCAGGATTGTGcactcagatcttcagagaggagttCGGCTTGTATCAGGGGAAAGTCTTCAGCTTTGTTCATCTGAGCGTTCAGGAACATCTAGCAGCTCTATATGTGCACCTTTCCTGTATcaacaacaaaataaatgtgtttgACCCAATCACTATATGGAGTTCGTTGTCTACAATGAAGAACTGGATAGCAAATGTTTCATTATCTAAGCTGCATCAGAGAGCTGTGGATGAGGCTTTAAACAGTGAAAATGGGCATCTGGATCTTTTCCTACGGTTCTTTCTGGGTCTGTCTGTGGAGTCTCATCAGATTCTCTTACAGGGACTAATGAAAcggaaaagaagaaataaaagaagaaataaaaaaacagttgagtacatcaaGATGAAGATCAGGACCATTGACTCCCCAGAGAAATTcatcaatctgttccactgtctgaatgaactgggtGACGATTCACTAGTGGATGAAGTACAACAGTATCTGAAACCTGGAAAAATAAAGGGAGCCAAACTCTCTTCATCTCAGTGGTCAGCTCTAGTTTTTGTCTTGCTGACATCAGAGAGGAAGTCAGATGTGTTTAATATGAATGAATTTGTTGGAGGAAACACTGAAGCTGAAAATATAGACGTTTTTCAGAAGCTGCTGCCTGTGATTAAAGACTCCAGATCAGTTCA GATGTATGATTGTGGTTTCACAAATAAAATTTGTgatgctctggcttcagctctgagaaaAAACCTTTCaaacctgagagaactgaatctgTCTGAGAATAATCTAGGGGATTCAGTAAAACTGTTCTCTGCTCTCCTTGAGgatcctcactgtaaactggagatacTGTG gtttAGGGATAGTGGTCTCACACTTGAAGACTGTgttgctctggcttcagctctgaaatcaaaccctcAACACCTGAAACACCTGGATCTTTGTGGGAACAAACTAGGAAATTCAGTGACTCTTCTCTCTGATGTGTTAAAGGATCTTCAATGTAGACTGGAGAAGCTGTG GTTGTGTAATTGTGGCATCACAagtgaaggttgtgctgctctatgttcagctctgaaatcaaaccccgaacacctgagagaactgagtCTGTCTGGGAATGAACTAGGAGATTCAGTCACTTCGCTCTCTTCTGTACTGGCCAATCCTTGCTGTAAAGTGGAGTCATTGGG GTTGATGAATTGTGGTCTCACAGTTATTGGATttgctgctctggcttcagctctgagatcaaacccctcaaaCCTGAGACAACTGAATATGTCTGGGAATAAACTAGGAAATTCAGTGTATCTGCTCTTTGATGTACTGAAGGATTCTGACTGTACACTAGAGAAACTGTG GTTAAAGACGTGTGGCCTCACAGATAAAAGTTGTGCTgatctggcttcagctctgagatcaaaccctgaAAACCTGAGATATCTGAATCTGTCTGGGAATAAACTAGGAAATGTTGGTATGAATCATCTCTCTGGTGTACTGAAGAATTGCAAACTGGAGAAACTAGT GTTGAGATTTTGTGATATCACAAAAGAAGGTTGTACTGCTCTGACTTCAGTACTGAAATCAAAATCCTCTCACCTGACACACCTGGATCTGTCTGAGAATCAACTACATGATAATGGAGTGAAGAATCTCTTTGCTGCACTTAAGGACCCCCAGTGTAAACTTGAAATACTGGA